In one window of Gemmatimonadota bacterium DNA:
- a CDS encoding PD40 domain-containing protein — MLALATLALVGSLVRPAADTTRKKTDSLPLVPTRTVEFETSEGTWLSLDVSPDGRTLAFELLGDIYTLPIAGGRATAITRGPAFDSQPRWSPDGTRIVFLSDRDGGENVWTMDPDGSRTKAVSKGDNNLYASPEWTPDGDYIVVSRTNAPLGSSYQLWLFHKDGGPGQSLTKDDKGTGALGSGRGTNINSLGAAFGKDGRYLWYARKRGGFGYNIDISQWQLAIFDRQTGRIIPQTDVYGSAMRPALSPDGRWLVYAVRHDAETGLRLRDLETGDERWLKYPVQRDDQESRFTRDLMPGAAFTPDSKAFITTWGGRIWRVELATEAATEIPFVAPVRLEMGPLVQAATPVDTGDILLRQVRDPSFSPDGTRLLFSALDRVYLMALPNGTPRRLTTDTVLEQQPRWSPDGRTVVYVTWGNGGGHIQRMSADGRGKPVRLTAAPAFYQHPAWSPDGTRIVAIRGPRAARVTESFGPGYELVWIPAAGGTPTRVAPITPGGRPHFARDPGRIYLYDPGDGLVSMRFDGTDRRAHLKVTGFTINSPGAEPNAADELLIAPDSTRALALVNNYVYLVPLPLTGQQPLVLNVADPAATAFPARRLTTIGGDFIAWQPDGRGVTWAIGRSVFRYDLPRADSLARLKASADSARADSLKQAGDKPDSAFKARIDSLAKAPAYEAARLDVAVRVPRDVPRGTVALTGARVISMKGDEVLEGGTVVITDNRITCVALDCPVPAGSKVIPLEGKTIIPGLVDVHAHPWPAWGVHQPQVWKYLANLAYGVTTTRDPQTSTTDVLTYADRVEAGGLLGPRIYHTGPGVFGPYIEEPFTSLEDVRHALRRYSEFYRTNTIKQYMAGNRKQRQWVIMAAKEQGLMPTTEGGLDFKMNLTIAMDGYPGHEHSLPIMPLYQDVVTMWARAGITYTPTLLVAYGGPWSENWFYEHYDIHDDPKVRRFIPHAAIDARAERRPWFRDNQYVFQRLAEGARRIVEAGGKVGLGGHGQLDGLGDHWELWAIASGGMRPLDVLRVGTIFGAQSIGLDHDLGSLEPGKLADLVVLDGNPLEDIHQTNSIRYVMKNGRLYAGDTLDEVYPRQRALEAQWWWDAQAGVGAPGVSHGDDVPAEQ; from the coding sequence ATGCTCGCCCTCGCCACGCTCGCCCTCGTGGGGTCCCTCGTACGCCCCGCCGCGGACACCACGCGGAAGAAGACCGACAGCCTGCCGCTGGTCCCCACCCGGACGGTGGAGTTCGAGACCAGCGAGGGGACCTGGCTCTCCCTCGACGTGTCGCCGGACGGGCGGACCCTCGCCTTCGAGCTGCTGGGCGACATCTACACCCTGCCGATCGCCGGGGGACGCGCCACCGCCATCACCCGCGGGCCGGCGTTCGACTCCCAGCCCCGGTGGTCGCCGGACGGGACCCGGATCGTGTTCCTGAGCGACCGTGACGGCGGCGAGAACGTCTGGACCATGGATCCCGACGGCAGCCGCACGAAGGCGGTGAGCAAGGGGGACAACAACCTCTACGCCTCGCCCGAGTGGACCCCGGACGGCGACTATATCGTCGTCTCCCGCACCAACGCGCCGCTGGGCAGCAGCTACCAGCTCTGGCTGTTCCACAAGGACGGCGGGCCGGGCCAGAGCCTGACCAAGGACGACAAGGGGACCGGCGCCCTCGGCTCCGGCCGCGGCACCAACATCAACAGCCTCGGCGCCGCCTTCGGGAAGGATGGGCGCTACCTCTGGTACGCCCGCAAGCGGGGCGGCTTCGGCTACAACATCGACATCTCGCAGTGGCAGCTGGCGATCTTCGACCGGCAGACCGGGCGCATCATCCCGCAGACCGACGTCTATGGCAGCGCCATGCGCCCGGCCCTCTCCCCCGATGGGCGGTGGCTGGTGTACGCCGTCCGCCACGACGCCGAGACCGGCCTCCGCCTGCGCGACCTCGAGACCGGCGACGAGCGCTGGCTCAAGTACCCCGTGCAGCGCGACGACCAGGAGTCGCGCTTCACCCGGGACCTCATGCCCGGCGCCGCGTTCACGCCGGACAGCAAGGCGTTCATCACCACCTGGGGCGGGCGGATCTGGCGGGTGGAACTGGCCACCGAGGCGGCCACCGAGATCCCCTTCGTGGCCCCTGTGCGCCTGGAGATGGGACCGCTGGTGCAGGCGGCCACGCCGGTGGACACCGGCGACATCCTGCTCCGCCAGGTGCGCGATCCGTCGTTCTCCCCGGATGGCACCCGGCTGCTCTTCTCGGCCCTCGACCGGGTGTACCTGATGGCGCTGCCCAACGGCACGCCGCGCCGCCTCACCACCGACACGGTGCTGGAACAGCAGCCGCGCTGGTCGCCGGACGGCCGGACGGTGGTGTACGTGACCTGGGGCAATGGCGGCGGGCACATCCAGCGCATGAGCGCCGATGGGCGCGGCAAGCCCGTCCGGCTCACCGCGGCGCCCGCCTTCTACCAGCATCCCGCCTGGTCGCCCGACGGGACGCGCATCGTGGCCATCCGCGGCCCCCGCGCGGCGCGGGTCACCGAGTCGTTCGGCCCCGGGTACGAGCTGGTGTGGATCCCGGCCGCGGGCGGCACGCCCACCCGGGTGGCGCCGATCACCCCCGGTGGCCGGCCCCACTTTGCCCGCGACCCGGGCCGCATCTACCTCTACGACCCCGGGGACGGCCTGGTCTCCATGCGCTTCGATGGCACCGACCGCCGGGCGCACCTCAAGGTCACCGGCTTCACGATCAACAGCCCCGGCGCGGAGCCCAACGCCGCCGACGAGCTGCTGATCGCGCCCGACAGCACCCGGGCGCTCGCGCTGGTCAACAACTACGTCTACCTCGTTCCCCTGCCGCTGACCGGGCAGCAGCCGCTGGTCCTCAATGTCGCCGACCCGGCCGCCACCGCGTTCCCCGCGCGGCGCCTGACGACGATCGGCGGGGACTTCATCGCCTGGCAGCCCGACGGGCGCGGCGTGACCTGGGCCATCGGCCGGAGCGTCTTCCGCTACGACCTCCCCCGCGCCGACTCGCTCGCCCGCCTCAAGGCGTCCGCCGACTCCGCGCGGGCCGACTCCCTGAAGCAGGCGGGCGACAAGCCCGACTCCGCCTTCAAGGCGCGCATCGACTCCCTCGCCAAGGCCCCGGCGTACGAGGCGGCCCGGCTCGACGTCGCGGTGCGGGTGCCGCGCGACGTGCCCCGCGGGACGGTGGCGCTCACCGGCGCCCGCGTCATCAGCATGAAGGGGGACGAGGTCCTCGAGGGCGGCACCGTGGTGATCACCGACAACCGGATCACCTGCGTGGCCCTCGACTGTCCCGTGCCCGCCGGGAGCAAGGTGATTCCCCTCGAGGGCAAGACGATCATCCCCGGACTGGTCGACGTGCACGCCCACCCCTGGCCGGCCTGGGGCGTGCACCAGCCCCAGGTGTGGAAGTACCTGGCCAACCTGGCGTATGGGGTCACCACCACCCGCGACCCGCAGACCTCGACCACCGACGTGCTCACCTACGCCGACCGCGTGGAAGCGGGTGGCCTCCTCGGGCCCCGGATCTACCACACCGGACCGGGGGTCTTCGGGCCCTACATCGAGGAGCCGTTCACGTCCCTCGAGGACGTGCGCCACGCTCTGCGCCGCTACAGCGAGTTCTACCGCACCAACACCATCAAGCAGTACATGGCAGGCAACCGGAAGCAGCGGCAGTGGGTCATCATGGCGGCGAAGGAGCAGGGCCTGATGCCCACCACCGAGGGCGGGCTCGACTTCAAGATGAACCTGACGATCGCCATGGACGGCTACCCCGGGCACGAGCACAGCCTGCCCATCATGCCGCTCTACCAGGACGTGGTGACGATGTGGGCCCGGGCCGGCATCACCTACACCCCGACCCTCCTGGTCGCCTACGGGGGCCCGTGGAGCGAGAACTGGTTCTACGAACACTACGACATCCACGACGACCCCAAGGTGCGGCGCTTCATCCCCCATGCGGCCATCGACGCCCGGGCCGAGCGCCGGCCCTGGTTCCGCGACAACCAGTATGTCTTCCAGCGCCTCGCCGAGGGGGCCCGCCGCATCGTCGAGGCGGGCGGCAAGGTGGGGCTCGGCGGGCATGGGCAGCTCGATGGCCTCGGCGACCACTGGGAGCTGTGGGCCATCGCCTCCGGCGGGATGCGGCCGCTCGACGTGCTCCGGGTCGGCACGATCTTCGGCGCCCAGTCGATCGGGCTGGACCATGACCTGGGCAGCCTCGAGCCCGGCAAGCTCGCCGACCTCGTGGTCCTCGACGGCAACCCGCTCGAGGACATCCACCAGACCAACAGCATCCGCTACGTGATGAAGAATGGCCGCCTCTACGCCGGGGATACGCTGGACGAGGTCTACCCACGCCAGCGGGCACTCGAGGCGCAGTGGTGGTGGGACGCGCAGGCCGGGGTGGGGGCGCCAGGCGTGAGCCACGGCGACGACGTGCCCGCGGAGCAGTGA
- a CDS encoding metallophosphoesterase, translating to MSRHAVAVAGLPSGLDGLTILHLTDLHLYAGLHSAARRVMALAAELAPDVTVVTGDLVESTLQLRELTPWLAACRGRLATVVTLGNWEHQVGVTPDAMERTAAAAGATLLYNRSLVVERGGARLTLVGLDDARSGAPDPEGALRDTAPGSPQVWVFHAPGYADVLRSRALPRPAFALAGHTHGGQIRPPLLPPITPPASGRFVAGWYRDTFAPLYVSRGIGTSGIRARFRCPPEIGVFTVHRS from the coding sequence GTGAGCCGCCACGCGGTGGCCGTGGCGGGCCTTCCATCAGGGCTCGACGGCCTCACCATCCTCCACCTGACCGACCTGCACCTGTACGCCGGCCTCCACTCGGCGGCGCGACGGGTCATGGCGCTCGCCGCCGAGCTTGCCCCCGACGTCACGGTGGTCACCGGCGACCTGGTGGAGTCCACCCTCCAGCTCCGGGAGCTGACCCCGTGGCTGGCCGCGTGTCGCGGGCGCCTGGCCACGGTGGTGACGCTGGGCAACTGGGAGCACCAGGTCGGGGTGACGCCCGACGCGATGGAGCGCACCGCCGCCGCCGCCGGGGCCACCCTGCTCTACAACCGGAGCCTGGTGGTGGAGCGGGGCGGGGCGCGGCTGACGCTCGTGGGCCTCGACGATGCCCGCTCGGGCGCCCCCGATCCCGAGGGTGCCCTGCGCGACACCGCGCCAGGCTCGCCGCAGGTGTGGGTGTTTCACGCGCCCGGGTACGCGGACGTGCTCCGGTCGCGGGCGCTCCCGCGGCCCGCCTTCGCGCTGGCCGGGCACACGCATGGCGGCCAGATCCGGCCACCGCTGCTCCCGCCCATCACGCCGCCGGCCAGCGGGCGTTTCGTGGCGGGCTGGTATCGTGACACCTTTGCGCCGTTGTACGTCTCCCGTGGCATCGGGACCAGCGGGATCCGGGCCCGCTTCCGTTGTCCCCCAGAGATCGGGGTCTTCACCGTGCACCGTTCCTGA
- a CDS encoding sulfotransferase domain-containing protein yields the protein MSLVWWILTPIAVLIGLYIVLGVYLSMVLKWEDEQSVGLRYYGLPPAGRDAFKRTLARHARLLAPLLWLNAKLARMDFRRVGFQYKGVAAPHGSCSPETFARAEAYAPRPEDVFVATQMKCGTTWMEHIVYEVLHRGAGRLVESGTALYAVAPWLEGRKSVSLEEAPRLGTERPSRIIKTHLPAQLCPSAAAARYIYVARHPVSCFASCIDFVLTNVGGMAPELPAFEEWYCSPELMWWGTWPDHVRGWWERSRRDGNVLFVLFEDLKQDPAAVIRQVTQFLGMAPLTDAELAQVVEKTSFKYMQRHQGSFEMHPPHILQTNAELFVSGTANRHEDVPEAVRQRIAGWSVAALAGSDVPVARMYPDLPAAGGA from the coding sequence ATGTCGCTCGTCTGGTGGATCCTCACGCCCATCGCCGTGCTCATCGGATTGTACATCGTGCTGGGGGTCTACCTCTCGATGGTCCTCAAGTGGGAGGACGAGCAGTCGGTGGGACTGCGCTACTACGGGCTGCCCCCGGCGGGCCGGGACGCCTTCAAGCGCACCCTGGCGCGGCACGCGCGCCTGCTGGCGCCGCTGCTGTGGCTCAACGCGAAGCTCGCCCGGATGGACTTCCGGCGGGTCGGCTTCCAGTACAAGGGCGTGGCGGCGCCGCACGGGAGCTGCAGTCCCGAGACCTTCGCCCGGGCGGAGGCATACGCCCCGCGGCCGGAGGACGTGTTCGTGGCCACGCAGATGAAGTGCGGCACCACCTGGATGGAGCATATCGTCTACGAGGTGCTGCACCGCGGGGCGGGGCGCCTGGTCGAGAGCGGCACGGCCCTGTACGCGGTGGCGCCGTGGCTCGAGGGGCGGAAGAGCGTCTCCCTGGAGGAGGCGCCACGCCTCGGGACCGAGCGGCCCTCCCGCATCATCAAGACGCACCTCCCGGCGCAGCTCTGCCCGAGCGCCGCCGCCGCCCGCTACATCTACGTGGCGCGGCATCCGGTCTCGTGCTTCGCGAGCTGTATCGACTTCGTGCTGACCAACGTCGGCGGGATGGCGCCGGAGCTGCCGGCGTTCGAGGAGTGGTACTGCTCGCCGGAGCTCATGTGGTGGGGCACCTGGCCGGACCACGTGCGGGGCTGGTGGGAGCGCAGCCGCCGTGACGGCAACGTGCTGTTCGTGCTCTTCGAGGACCTGAAGCAGGACCCGGCGGCGGTCATCCGCCAGGTGACGCAGTTCCTGGGGATGGCGCCGCTCACGGATGCCGAGCTGGCCCAGGTGGTGGAGAAGACCAGCTTCAAGTACATGCAGCGGCACCAGGGCAGCTTCGAGATGCATCCCCCGCACATCCTGCAGACCAACGCCGAGCTGTTCGTGAGCGGCACCGCCAACCGGCACGAGGACGTGCCCGAGGCGGTGCGCCAGCGGATCGCGGGGTGGAGCGTGGCCGCGCTGGCGGGCAGCGACGTCCCGGTGGCGCGGATGTACCCGGACCTGCCCGCGGCGGGCGGCGCCTGA
- a CDS encoding DUF4173 domain-containing protein, protein MTAPIPRDRALLWPVLLLGVLGDLLFRAGELGLNVTLWLWLAAGLWYHHRRTDGAGVGPLEGRLLLGVVAVGFAWIWRASEMLRLLDTACLLVVAALLPLAAQAGHLADLTVGRLLRAGGVLGWRGATGALPVLFDAQRDASAQGGGPARVLLPVARGALLAVPALLVFGGLLTSADPVFGDFLGRLVRFRVDVAMSHVLGTALAAWIGAGFLRGALPGATRWVDAPLPVRLPTLGPVEVGMTVGLVDLLFASFVVFQLPYFFGGAAWVQQAAGVTLADYARRGFFELVALSALVLPLLLLVSSRLEPGQALAQRMYRWLAGAQVVLVLVIMASAAHRMALYQAEFGLTEDRFFASALMAGLAVSALWFAATVLRGRPTAFARGALLSWGVWLFTLNVVNPERVIAETNVRRRAETGHFDVEYLTRLGPDAAPALVAALPRLTEWERGEVRRALEQRFGPETYPDARAWDLGTARARAAVASLTPGRP, encoded by the coding sequence ATGACCGCGCCCATCCCGCGGGACCGCGCCCTGCTCTGGCCCGTCCTGCTGCTGGGGGTGCTGGGTGACCTCCTGTTCCGGGCAGGCGAGCTGGGCCTCAACGTGACGCTGTGGCTGTGGCTGGCGGCGGGACTCTGGTACCATCACCGCCGCACCGACGGCGCGGGGGTGGGCCCCCTTGAGGGGCGCCTGCTCCTCGGCGTCGTGGCGGTCGGGTTCGCGTGGATCTGGCGTGCCAGCGAGATGCTGCGGCTCCTCGATACCGCCTGCCTGCTGGTGGTGGCGGCGCTGCTGCCGCTGGCGGCGCAGGCGGGCCACCTGGCCGACCTCACCGTCGGGCGGCTGCTGCGCGCCGGCGGAGTCCTGGGCTGGCGCGGGGCCACCGGCGCCCTGCCCGTGCTCTTCGACGCCCAGCGGGATGCCTCCGCCCAGGGGGGCGGACCGGCGCGGGTGCTGCTCCCCGTGGCGCGGGGCGCGTTGCTCGCCGTCCCGGCGCTGCTGGTGTTCGGTGGGCTCCTGACCTCCGCGGACCCGGTCTTCGGCGACTTCCTCGGACGCCTGGTCCGGTTCCGCGTGGATGTGGCGATGTCGCACGTGTTGGGCACCGCGCTCGCCGCCTGGATCGGCGCCGGCTTCCTCCGCGGGGCGCTGCCGGGCGCCACCCGATGGGTCGACGCCCCCCTGCCGGTGCGCCTCCCGACGCTGGGGCCGGTGGAGGTCGGGATGACCGTGGGGCTGGTGGACCTGCTGTTCGCGTCGTTCGTGGTCTTCCAGCTGCCGTACTTCTTCGGCGGCGCCGCGTGGGTGCAGCAGGCCGCGGGCGTCACCCTCGCCGACTACGCCCGCCGGGGCTTCTTCGAGCTGGTGGCGCTTTCGGCGCTGGTGCTGCCCCTGCTGCTGCTGGTGTCCAGCCGGCTGGAACCCGGCCAGGCGCTCGCCCAGAGGATGTACCGCTGGCTGGCGGGGGCGCAGGTCGTCCTGGTCCTGGTGATCATGGCCTCGGCGGCGCACCGCATGGCGCTGTATCAGGCCGAGTTCGGCCTCACCGAGGACCGGTTCTTTGCCTCGGCGCTGATGGCGGGGCTCGCCGTCTCGGCGCTCTGGTTCGCCGCGACCGTCCTGCGCGGCCGGCCGACGGCCTTCGCGCGGGGCGCGCTCCTGTCCTGGGGGGTGTGGCTGTTCACGCTCAACGTGGTGAATCCGGAGCGGGTCATTGCCGAGACCAATGTTCGGCGCCGTGCCGAGACGGGGCACTTCGACGTCGAGTACCTCACCCGGCTGGGGCCGGACGCGGCGCCGGCCCTGGTGGCGGCCCTGCCCCGGCTCACGGAATGGGAGCGCGGGGAGGTGCGGCGTGCCCTGGAGCAGCGGTTCGGCCCGGAGACCTATCCAGACGCGCGCGCCTGGGACCTGGGGACCGCCCGAGCCCGTGCCGCCGTGGCCTCCCTCACGCCTGGGCGGCCATGA
- the uppS gene encoding di-trans,poly-cis-decaprenylcistransferase produces the protein MQSTSLHAAIIMDGNGRWAERRGRPRAAGHRAGADRVREIVRAAPDHGIGILTLYAFSSDNWQRPAAEVRTLLGLFTEYLGRARDDAAAAGVRLSVIGRRDRLPLALRSAVAMAERATREGRRLWLRIAIDYSARDQILRAARRAPPGSPLTRERFAALLGQAGHGAGPAPDVDLLIRTGGERRLSDFLLWEAAYAELWFCERCWPEFTADDLAAALASFRGRDRRFGRLRVGEGA, from the coding sequence ATGCAAAGCACTTCGCTGCACGCCGCGATCATCATGGATGGCAATGGCCGCTGGGCCGAGCGACGGGGCCGGCCCCGCGCCGCGGGGCACCGCGCCGGCGCCGACCGGGTGCGCGAGATCGTCCGCGCCGCCCCCGACCACGGCATCGGCATCCTGACCCTCTACGCCTTCTCCTCCGACAACTGGCAGCGGCCCGCGGCCGAGGTGCGGACGCTGCTCGGGCTGTTCACCGAGTACCTGGGCCGTGCCCGTGACGATGCCGCGGCCGCGGGCGTCCGCCTCAGCGTCATCGGCCGCCGCGACCGCCTGCCCCTGGCGCTCCGTTCGGCCGTGGCGATGGCCGAGCGCGCCACGCGCGAGGGCAGGCGGCTCTGGCTGCGGATCGCCATCGACTATTCCGCCCGGGACCAGATTCTCCGGGCTGCGCGCCGCGCGCCCCCCGGCTCACCCCTCACCCGCGAACGGTTCGCCGCGCTCCTGGGGCAGGCCGGCCATGGCGCCGGCCCCGCCCCGGACGTGGACCTGCTGATCCGCACCGGGGGCGAGCGCCGCCTGAGCGACTTCCTGCTCTGGGAGGCGGCCTACGCGGAGCTCTGGTTCTGCGAGCGCTGCTGGCCGGAGTTCACGGCCGACGACCTCGCCGCCGCGCTCGCCTCGTTCCGCGGGCGGGATCGCCGCTTCGGCCGCCTGCGTGTCGGGGAGGGCGCATGA
- a CDS encoding transcriptional regulator, whose product MAGGRATLAPDLDKVIHERLRLAIVSALAVNPSLTFNELKALLKTSDGNLSVHARKLEDAGYILCAKSFEGRMPRTEYRLAAAGRRALERYLEHMESLIRMTRG is encoded by the coding sequence GTGGCGGGCGGCCGTGCCACGCTCGCGCCGGACCTCGACAAGGTCATCCACGAGCGGCTCCGGCTCGCCATCGTGAGCGCGCTGGCGGTCAACCCGTCGCTCACGTTTAACGAACTCAAGGCGCTGCTCAAGACCAGCGACGGCAACCTCAGCGTGCACGCCCGCAAGCTCGAGGACGCGGGGTACATCCTGTGCGCCAAGTCGTTCGAGGGGCGGATGCCCCGTACCGAGTATCGCCTGGCCGCCGCCGGCCGCCGGGCGCTGGAGCGGTACCTGGAGCACATGGAATCACTGATCCGGATGACCCGGGGCTGA